One window from the genome of Halococcus agarilyticus encodes:
- a CDS encoding PspA/IM30 family protein — MGILSRASYVIRSRLNAVLDSAEDPGEQLDYSYEQLRDQLQDVKGGIADLTTQKKRLEIQKRRLEENVEKHNEQAREAVRQDRDDLARQALEKKKQKMTQIEDLEGQIAELQNTQDQLVEKKNTLQGRIDEFRTKKETMKARYEAAEASTRVSEAMTGAGDEMEDVGRSIERANERTEDMEARAAAMDELEESGAFEDALSDKDSIDRELESLSTDSEVDAELETLQAEMGADGGSETASESTSEDVESATTEVDAGGTDGGSDEPADPAVEAELEELQNDEDG; from the coding sequence ATGGGAATCCTCTCGCGCGCGTCGTACGTCATCCGGTCGCGGCTGAACGCGGTCCTCGATAGCGCCGAGGACCCGGGCGAGCAGCTCGATTACTCCTACGAACAGCTCCGCGACCAGCTCCAGGACGTGAAGGGCGGGATCGCGGACCTCACCACCCAGAAGAAACGCCTCGAGATCCAGAAGCGCCGGCTGGAGGAGAACGTCGAGAAACACAACGAGCAGGCCCGCGAAGCCGTCCGTCAGGATCGCGACGACCTCGCACGCCAGGCCCTCGAAAAGAAAAAGCAGAAGATGACCCAGATCGAGGACCTCGAGGGTCAGATCGCCGAACTCCAGAACACTCAGGACCAGCTCGTCGAGAAGAAAAACACCCTCCAGGGCCGGATCGACGAGTTCCGCACGAAAAAGGAGACGATGAAGGCACGCTACGAGGCCGCCGAAGCGAGCACGAGAGTGTCCGAAGCGATGACGGGCGCTGGCGACGAGATGGAGGACGTGGGTCGGTCGATCGAGCGCGCGAACGAGCGGACCGAGGACATGGAGGCCCGTGCCGCGGCGATGGACGAGCTCGAGGAGTCGGGGGCGTTCGAGGACGCGCTCTCCGACAAGGACAGCATCGACCGCGAGCTCGAATCGCTCAGCACCGACAGCGAGGTCGACGCCGAACTGGAGACTCTCCAGGCCGAGATGGGGGCGGACGGTGGCTCCGAAACGGCGAGCGAGTCGACGAGCGAGGATGTCGAGTCGGCGACCACCGAGGTCGACGCCGGTGGAACCGACGGCGGCAGCGACGAACCGGCCGATCCCGCGGTCGAGGCCGAACTCGAAGAGCTCCAGAACGACGAGGACGGGTAG
- a CDS encoding deoxyuridine 5'-triphosphate nucleotidohydrolase: protein MFESGQFVAEHVTPVTAEQIQPNGVDLTLEAVFSQHEPGHIGVDGKEIGDRHRRREHVTEGSGADDTDFGTDNATDPYYLPPGGYVVRYAETVRIPDGHIGFIHPRSSLMRNSCMLNTAVWDAGYEGRGEGLLQVHHDVEIERSARIAQLVLAEADHDGRYDGSYQGENVD from the coding sequence ATGTTCGAGAGCGGGCAGTTCGTCGCCGAGCACGTCACGCCGGTCACGGCCGAACAGATCCAGCCGAACGGCGTCGATCTCACGCTCGAAGCGGTGTTCTCCCAGCACGAGCCGGGCCACATCGGGGTCGACGGCAAGGAGATCGGCGACCGTCACCGACGCCGCGAACACGTCACCGAGGGATCGGGAGCCGACGACACCGATTTCGGGACCGATAACGCGACCGATCCCTACTATCTCCCACCGGGCGGGTACGTCGTCCGGTACGCCGAAACCGTCCGGATCCCCGACGGCCATATCGGATTCATCCACCCGCGCTCGTCGCTCATGCGCAACTCGTGTATGCTCAACACCGCTGTCTGGGACGCGGGGTACGAGGGACGTGGCGAGGGGCTTCTCCAGGTACACCACGACGTCGAGATCGAGCGCAGCGCGCGCATCGCCCAGCTCGTGCTCGCCGAGGCTGACCACGACGGCCGATACGACGGAAGCTACCAGGGCGAGAACGTCGACTGA